CGCGAGCACCGCAGCGCCGCCAGGCCCCGCGATCAACATTTCCAGATTCCTGCCTTCGATCGTCTGGACATTGCCGGGTAGCGAGGCCGCGAAGCTGCGGCCGCCGAGCCGAGCGGGCACCTGCTGCGCCTTGCTCGGCGCCGCTTTGATCGCGACCGTTCCAAAATAGGCAGGCGGCAGCATCTTGGCGGGCGGACGCACCGGAAACCCTGCGCTGGCCCAGCCGGGTTTCGGCGTCTGCCCCGGCACGGCCATTGTCTGCCATTTGGGCAGCACGATCAGCACGGGGCCGGTGCGCTGGGCGTCGAGCAGTTCGGCGATTTCGGGTGCGCGGGTGCGGTGCGTCGGGGTCAGAACCAGAAGCGGTTCATATTCCTCATAGGATTCCACCTCGACCCGCCGCCGCAGCTCGACCTCGGCGCCCGCGCGTTCGGCGAGGTCGACGATGCCGGCATAACCCGGCGCCGCCTTCGACAAGGCATGGCCGCCGCCGTCGTTGCCGCTGCTGATCTGCGGCGCCAGCGCGATCAGCGCCCACAGCGCGATGAAGGCGATCACCCCGATGGCGACGACGGCCGCGATCAGTCGCGGGTTGAAGCCATGGTCGTTCGTCGCTGCGTTGCTCATGCGCGCGCCCAATTCTTCGGCACCGTCAACTCGGCATAAGCGCTGCGGCATTGCTCCCACGCGCCGGCATCGATCAACCGCCCGCCGAACAGGCTGATCTCGACCGCGCGGGCGATGCGGCTGAAGGCCCCGCGCGCGACCGACGGCAAGTCGTTCGCCTCGGCCAGATCGCGCGATGTCATCGCGGGCTTGACGAGACCCGGGCGGCGCCCCTCGATATCCTCGACGCTGCGATAGAGCAGAAGATGCACCGCCTCGGCAAAACGCCCTTCGGCGGCGAGCGCGTCGGCCT
This genomic interval from Sphingopyxis chilensis contains the following:
- a CDS encoding DUF4350 domain-containing protein — encoded protein: MSNAATNDHGFNPRLIAAVVAIGVIAFIALWALIALAPQISSGNDGGGHALSKAAPGYAGIVDLAERAGAEVELRRRVEVESYEEYEPLLVLTPTHRTRAPEIAELLDAQRTGPVLIVLPKWQTMAVPGQTPKPGWASAGFPVRPPAKMLPPAYFGTVAIKAAPSKAQQVPARLGGRSFAASLPGNVQTIEGRNLEMLIAGPGGAAVLAQVGEHDIYVLADPDLINNLAFASRDRASAGVVLIDALAEYADADGLAFDVTLNGFGGQRSLLRFAFVPPFIGITLCLIAAGMLALWQAWMRFGPALKPGRAIPVSKAALIANSADLIRQARRELDGADAYVKSQRIAIARRLHAPTGLDDAETDRWIDRHLRGGSDLFSSLARRLPLARNTHEFLADAQALHDIRKDLLRDS